In the genome of Chryseobacterium oryzae, one region contains:
- a CDS encoding SurA N-terminal domain-containing protein: protein MAILGQIRSRPWLLMGVIALALLAFLVNPDSIDKVFGKNPDVLGKVNGDKITREEYNDQLSVLQQQAEQQGQPKNGLEEQAWQLLVQSKLIKQQFEKMGFTMTDDLFWSQIQFDQMFAQNQQLFDEKGNFKLQELKKEVETLQSTNPEGYNQWLKTRKTIEYRIMARQVFANISTGITTGKKEAEELMKERDQLADIDFVKVDYASYLQKNKIKVSTEDLKNYISQHPVMFKTEPSRNLGIVYFPSKPSAADEASVEKEINKLYSQGTDASDGKENFQNTTNDSMFVMANSDMPYNSQYVTAAQLPLTLKDKIATATVGQVFGPYKEQNFYVLSKLLGKKPSDSTLSKHILIAYKGAERSTATRTKEQAKKIADSLLAVIKSNPAKFAEGLKLSDEPNAVERNGSVGWTTPESQFAPGYLNFLASNAKGSTGLAETQFGYHIINVEDKKAGTMGYKVAHVVKEIKPSEATENEVDKNARRFAQQVLGKSFNDFVNIAKKSNFQYSNAKAAKRFDGKLQGLGTDKDGEIIAWAFDKKREKGDSELFTVDGTGDKIVVYLNGKQEKGLADPESVRDQIETVVQNKLAAKQISEKIGNSTNLDQVAKMFATTKQSGQINMLSPNIAGAMEPKVAGAAFGIAKGKVSNPIEGGTGVYVIIKKNETVNKQPGDVKQFTESVTQRNSGMFGQAWLKSLQDNADIDDYRIEIWSKMGNQQ from the coding sequence ATGGCAATTTTAGGACAGATTAGAAGTAGACCTTGGCTCTTGATGGGAGTAATCGCACTGGCTCTTTTGGCTTTTTTGGTAAATCCTGACAGCATTGATAAGGTTTTTGGTAAAAACCCAGATGTTTTAGGTAAAGTAAATGGTGATAAGATTACCCGAGAAGAGTATAACGATCAACTTTCTGTATTACAGCAGCAGGCAGAACAGCAGGGGCAGCCTAAAAATGGACTGGAAGAGCAAGCTTGGCAGCTTCTAGTACAGTCTAAATTAATAAAACAGCAGTTTGAGAAAATGGGCTTTACCATGACAGACGATTTATTCTGGAGCCAGATTCAGTTCGATCAGATGTTTGCTCAAAATCAACAGCTTTTTGATGAAAAAGGTAATTTTAAACTTCAGGAACTTAAAAAAGAAGTTGAAACTTTGCAAAGCACTAATCCTGAAGGGTATAACCAGTGGCTGAAAACCAGAAAAACGATTGAATACAGAATCATGGCAAGACAGGTTTTTGCCAATATTTCTACGGGAATCACTACCGGTAAAAAAGAAGCTGAAGAATTAATGAAAGAAAGAGATCAGCTTGCAGATATCGATTTTGTGAAAGTAGATTATGCTTCTTATCTTCAAAAAAATAAAATTAAGGTTAGTACAGAAGATCTTAAGAATTATATCAGTCAGCATCCGGTAATGTTTAAAACAGAGCCGAGCAGAAATTTAGGAATTGTATATTTTCCTTCTAAGCCAAGTGCAGCAGATGAAGCTTCTGTAGAAAAAGAGATTAATAAACTTTATTCTCAAGGGACAGATGCAAGTGATGGAAAAGAAAACTTCCAGAACACTACAAACGACTCTATGTTTGTAATGGCAAATTCAGATATGCCTTACAATAGCCAATATGTTACTGCAGCACAATTGCCGCTTACTTTGAAAGATAAAATTGCGACCGCAACAGTAGGACAGGTATTTGGTCCCTACAAAGAGCAAAACTTTTATGTTCTTTCTAAATTGTTAGGTAAAAAGCCTTCAGATTCAACTTTGTCTAAGCATATTTTAATTGCTTACAAAGGTGCTGAAAGATCTACAGCAACAAGAACAAAAGAACAGGCTAAAAAAATAGCAGATAGTTTATTGGCAGTTATTAAATCTAATCCTGCGAAATTTGCAGAAGGACTTAAGCTTTCTGATGAGCCTAATGCGGTGGAAAGAAATGGTAGCGTAGGTTGGACTACCCCTGAAAGTCAGTTTGCACCAGGGTATCTTAATTTCCTTGCATCGAATGCGAAAGGTTCTACAGGTTTAGCAGAAACTCAGTTTGGTTATCACATTATTAATGTTGAAGATAAAAAAGCCGGAACAATGGGGTATAAAGTTGCTCACGTTGTGAAAGAAATCAAACCTTCTGAAGCGACAGAGAATGAAGTAGATAAAAATGCAAGAAGATTTGCTCAACAAGTTTTAGGAAAATCTTTCAACGATTTTGTAAATATTGCTAAAAAATCTAACTTCCAGTATTCTAATGCTAAAGCAGCAAAAAGATTCGACGGAAAACTACAAGGTTTAGGTACGGATAAAGACGGTGAAATTATTGCTTGGGCATTCGATAAGAAGAGAGAAAAAGGAGATTCTGAATTATTTACAGTAGACGGAACAGGCGATAAAATTGTTGTTTATCTTAACGGAAAACAAGAAAAAGGTCTTGCAGATCCAGAATCTGTAAGAGATCAGATAGAAACAGTTGTACAAAATAAATTGGCAGCTAAGCAGATTTCAGAGAAAATAGGGAACAGTACAAACCTGGATCAGGTTGCGAAAATGTTTGCTACTACGAAACAGTCAGGGCAGATCAATATGTTAAGTCCTAATATCGCAGGAGCAATGGAACCTAAAGTAGCTGGAGCAGCATTTGGAATTGCTAAAGGAAAAGTTTCTAACCCAATTGAAGGAGGAACAGGTGTTTATGTAATCATTAAAAAGAATGAAACAGTTAATAAACAACCTGGAGATGTGAAGCAGTTTACAGAATCTGTAACTCAACGAAATTCAGGAATGTTTGGTCAGGCTTGGCTTAAGAGTCTTCAGGACAATGCCGATATAGACGATTATAGAATTGAGATCTGGAGTAAGATGGGA
- the lon gene encoding endopeptidase La — translation MAEFEDMNFDDIIGEGFNIVTEEINLSDLNVDEEKSSIQTIFPILPVRNMVMFPNVVIPITAGRKNSITLLEEAQQNGDFIGIVSQKNSEIEQPGEKDLYLIGTLAKIVKIIKLPEGNVTAITKGFQRFKIKRITDTKPYLKAEIIKLKDSKPRNKEEYEALLENIKDLALKIIDLDPNIPNAANFAIKNMGSNEDLLNFVSTNANFPYPEKQKLLEEKSLMERANKCYEMMHEDFRKLELRNQIHQKTSKDLDKQQREYFLNQQIRTIQDELGGGPDSDVEELQQKASTKNWKPEVEEHFQKEINRLQRQNPNSPDYNVQRNYLDFFTDLPWEKFTKDIFDIEKAQKVLDKAHFGLEDIKKRILEHMAVLKLKNNMKSPILLLVGPPGVGKTSLGKSVADALGRKYVRVSLGGLHDESEIRGHRKTYIGAMAGRILQSIKKAGTSNPVIVLDEIDKVGKGMHGDPSSALLEVLDPEQNSSFYDNFLEMGYDLSKVMFLATANSLSTIQTPLLDRMEIIQIAGYTLEEKIEIAKRHLIKKQQEENGLTSKSFKLGNPELKHIIEAHTSESGVRTLEKRIAAIARWVALQTALVKEYDAKISIDKIDEILGVPRPKSLSELTDVPGVVTGLAWTSVGGDILFIESIISNGKGNLTMTGNLGTVMKESATIALEYIKAKHIDLGIDEELIEKKNIHVHVPEGATPKDGPSAGIAMLTSMVSSFTNKKVKPHLAMTGEITLRGKVLPVGGIKEKLLAATRAGIKEVILCEANRKDVEEIKQDYLNNLKVHYVGWMREVLEIALEK, via the coding sequence ATGGCAGAATTTGAAGACATGAATTTTGATGATATCATCGGTGAAGGTTTTAATATCGTAACAGAAGAAATAAATCTTTCCGATCTTAATGTAGATGAGGAAAAAAGCTCTATACAAACTATTTTCCCCATCCTTCCGGTAAGAAATATGGTAATGTTTCCCAATGTTGTAATTCCTATAACTGCAGGAAGAAAGAATTCCATCACACTTTTGGAAGAAGCACAGCAGAACGGAGATTTCATCGGTATTGTAAGCCAAAAAAACTCCGAGATTGAGCAACCTGGCGAAAAAGATCTTTACCTTATCGGAACTTTAGCCAAAATTGTAAAAATCATTAAACTTCCTGAAGGAAATGTAACTGCTATAACCAAAGGTTTCCAGCGTTTTAAAATTAAAAGAATTACAGACACTAAACCTTATCTAAAGGCTGAAATTATTAAATTAAAAGACAGTAAACCAAGAAACAAAGAAGAATATGAAGCCTTATTGGAAAACATTAAAGATTTGGCTTTAAAAATTATTGATCTTGACCCCAATATTCCCAACGCTGCCAATTTTGCAATCAAAAACATGGGCAGTAACGAAGATTTACTGAATTTCGTGAGCACGAATGCCAATTTTCCTTATCCTGAAAAGCAAAAGCTTCTTGAGGAGAAAAGCCTGATGGAAAGAGCCAATAAATGCTATGAAATGATGCATGAAGATTTCAGAAAGTTGGAACTTAGAAATCAGATTCATCAAAAAACTTCTAAAGATTTAGATAAGCAACAAAGAGAATACTTTCTTAATCAGCAAATTAGAACCATTCAGGATGAATTGGGCGGCGGTCCGGACAGTGATGTAGAAGAACTTCAACAAAAAGCGTCTACAAAAAATTGGAAACCGGAAGTTGAAGAGCATTTCCAAAAGGAAATCAACAGACTTCAAAGACAGAATCCTAATTCGCCAGATTATAATGTACAGAGAAATTATCTGGATTTTTTCACAGATCTTCCTTGGGAAAAGTTCACAAAAGATATTTTCGACATAGAAAAGGCTCAAAAAGTTTTAGACAAAGCCCACTTTGGTTTAGAAGATATTAAAAAGAGAATTTTGGAGCACATGGCTGTTTTAAAATTAAAAAATAATATGAAATCTCCCATCCTATTATTGGTAGGCCCTCCGGGAGTTGGTAAAACTTCTTTAGGAAAATCTGTAGCCGATGCTTTAGGAAGAAAATATGTGCGTGTTTCTTTGGGCGGACTTCATGATGAAAGTGAAATTCGTGGTCATAGAAAAACTTATATTGGTGCGATGGCGGGAAGAATTCTTCAGTCTATTAAAAAAGCAGGTACATCTAACCCTGTCATTGTTTTAGACGAAATAGATAAAGTAGGAAAAGGGATGCATGGTGATCCCAGTTCGGCTTTGCTGGAAGTTCTCGATCCTGAACAAAACAGCTCTTTCTACGACAATTTCCTTGAAATGGGTTACGATTTGTCTAAAGTAATGTTCTTAGCCACTGCAAACTCGCTTTCAACAATCCAAACGCCGCTTTTAGACAGAATGGAAATCATTCAGATTGCAGGATATACTTTGGAAGAGAAAATTGAAATTGCAAAACGACATTTAATAAAGAAGCAACAGGAAGAAAACGGTTTAACATCGAAATCATTCAAACTGGGAAATCCAGAGCTTAAACATATTATTGAAGCCCACACTTCTGAAAGTGGTGTAAGAACTTTAGAAAAAAGAATTGCAGCCATCGCTCGTTGGGTAGCTTTGCAAACTGCTTTGGTAAAAGAATATGACGCTAAAATTTCTATTGATAAAATTGATGAAATTCTTGGTGTACCAAGACCAAAAAGTTTATCCGAATTAACAGACGTTCCGGGAGTGGTAACCGGATTGGCATGGACGAGTGTCGGAGGTGATATTTTATTCATAGAAAGTATCATCAGCAACGGAAAAGGAAATCTCACCATGACCGGAAATCTAGGAACGGTAATGAAAGAATCTGCAACTATCGCCTTAGAATATATTAAAGCAAAACACATAGATTTGGGCATAGATGAAGAACTTATTGAAAAGAAAAACATTCATGTACACGTTCCCGAAGGAGCTACCCCAAAAGACGGACCTTCTGCCGGAATTGCCATGCTTACTTCGATGGTTTCTTCTTTCACTAACAAAAAAGTAAAACCTCATCTTGCTATGACTGGAGAAATTACTCTTCGCGGAAAAGTGCTCCCAGTTGGCGGAATTAAAGAAAAATTACTTGCCGCAACAAGAGCAGGAATAAAAGAAGTTATCCTATGTGAGGCCAACCGTAAAGATGTTGAGGAAATAAAACAGGATTATCTCAACAACCTTAAAGTACATTATGTCGGATGGATGAGAGAAGTTCTTGAAATTGCTTTAGAAAAATAA